Genomic DNA from Echeneis naucrates chromosome 23, fEcheNa1.1, whole genome shotgun sequence:
TTGATTTTTGGGTTGTTTTCTTCTTGAGCGTCACACTGTGCTTGCCTTTATGGAAAGTAAAATGCATGTACTCACGGCTGTATCCCACTAGAGCTGCCATTGCCAGTGCCAGACTGGATGCCAACACCGGGGCTCTCTTGCCCATGTAGTCAGAGATTAGACCCTGAACTGTTCCTcctgacacacagaaacaagacAACAGAGCCAAACTGAGAATTGTTAATGTTCAGAGATTTATATGTATCTCATTTTCATCTATATCTTTGAGTAAGATAAGCTGTGTCTATATATGCTTATGTAAATTCCATGttaaatgaaagatgaaaccaaaaatatttttaccatCTATTTTTCTGGCAATTACTTTCCTCAATTATCAGAtaaatgtcaataaaatgtgcaaaaatatataaataattaaacattatATAATTTTCACAAGCCGAATGGCAGTTGGGTTAACTCTTACAAGTCAAAGAAGAACATCAAATCCACACTGGAGAAAGTGCAGCTCCTAAGAGCTTGGCATTTTTGCTTGAAAAGTCACATGAACAACTAATCCATGAAAATAGCTCATCTGACTCATCCCATGCATATTTAAGTTCTTATCCAAAATTGCCACTTACCAATGATTCCTCCGACATCATACCAGACAGACAGGCGGTCAGCCTCGGCCTCCTTCCAGCCGTAATTGTTACTCAGGTAAAAAGGAAGCCAGAAGAAGAAGGAGTAGTTGACTAGTTTCAGACATGCGTAAGCCAAGGAGTACTATAGTTCAAACAGAAACAGGGTCAATATAGTGTGTGGCAAAGTGCTTGTTGCTCGTGGATTTGTCTTGCCTTGTTGTACGTCAGACTCACTGGTAACACTCCAGGCAGACAGAAAGCCTGGAAGAAGCTGATAGCTTGAACTGACTCTTCCAGTGGTTCATCCGGCTGCTGAAGGGACGGGCATCGTCTACTATAAGCCTCcacctcatcttcctcatcGCTCATCAGGGGCCTGTGGCTGTCTGTGTCCGTCTCCACGGGGCTGAGTCCAGTCTCAGACTCCAAACTCAAacctgatgcacacacacacagaaacaggcatTTAAGTTGTGGAGAATGACTGAAATCAATCCGTAGTTTAggcaatacaaacacacaattgtTTCTATTTCAGGCACCAATCCCTGTGGGAACAGGGtcaattaatattaatgatTTGGGTGGTCTGGGTGAAAAAACAACCATGTGACTGAAATCTTCCAATGTTAGGGAAAACAGTGTGTACAAGAAGCGCTTTACATAATAGTGAGATACACAGCAAACACTCACAACACTGCACGTTTTCtaacatgtttatttcagcCCTTACCAACTTCTTTTGGGGAGGTAAGCAGTCCAAAGAATACCACCACCCCTCCGGCAAACTGCACCACTGAGGTCACCAGGAAGGCATACTGCACACAGCATCACACAGTGCATCATGTTAGCATTTAGTTTGCTGATATTGTTAGGCTAATTAGTaaagtatttatttgtgtgtgtgatacctCATATCCATACTTGAGCACACTAGACGCTAAGAATGCCCCCAGGATGTTCCCTACAGACGCACAAGCACTCCACAGGCCAAACACAAAGCCCCGCCTggtaaacaacaacaggaagttcAGTTATTAAAAGTTATAAATATTGTTCTATTTTTTACTCTcaggaaatgtttctttaaaaaaatacttcCAATACAAAAATGAACATATTTTATGCAGCTAATTCATAGTCAGCTCAGTAACTTACTATTTCTATATTCAACAAATTATAATTGCAAGTTCAGCCACCGCAGAAGACTGCCTCTAAATGATGTCTATGTTTTGGCCGCAGCACCAGTGAAtggctgtctttgtgtgagtgtgtatgtttctgtgtgtggggGGATGCATCATAAAGCTCGACCTGACTATATATTTCTGAGCTACACAGATGCTGGGAATACTTGAGGCAGTGTTAGACAAAGGGAGGTTTTATGAAGTGGAGAATCGGCACACACCCCGTCTTGCCGAACCAGTTGCCCATGACGGCTACTACACACGGCCACACGGCCGACTGCAGCAGACCATTGAGCACCCACAGGCCACAGTACAGATAGATGTTGTAAATGTGGAGCCATTCCGTTAGAGTCCCAAACATGAACTCCTGCAAacacagaagcagctgcagttGAACTGAAAGACATTATTAGTGATTCATTTTACTtgatttttatgattatttgaTGTTTAAATGAACAGAGGCTTAAAATTTCAACAATGTTGACATGTTgagttcataaataaaaaaaccataTCCAATAATAAGAACCagtgtgtttcatatttatggCAAGTATGAAGTGAAGCGTATGCTATTTTAGAATTACATTTGTAAACAGAAACCTGAACTTTGAGCACCTTTGTGTAACTTTGCAAGATCAAAACAGTGGTAATCTCTGATGCATGGTGAGGAATGTATAAGTTGACACTGACAAAAGGGGTCGTGACCAAGAACTTGTGGCGCACGTACTTACCACTGCAGCAGAGCCACACAAGCCAAAGCAGAGCACATAGCGCAAGTTTACTCTGTCCCCAATCACACCGCTCAAATACAGGCCCTGTGTGGACaggaacataaaataaaaacaaacgacaaaaaaacatggttcaaaatcaaaatggatTATGTGCTTTATACAGTGTCCCATGTTTCCactattaatttgaaattagTTACATTTTTTGCCATCTAATTGAGGCGTAGACATGGGAACAGATATGAGTAACAGCAATTATATTTCAGTCACAACACTACTCGGCAAACTTAAAAGTTTTAAAGTTGCTCTCCGAAATTTATTAAACTCAGAAAAACATGTTCCTTACTCACCACGGCatatgaaaagagaaagatggagtCCAGAGCTCCCAGGAACAGAGTGGCCTGCTTTTCATCTTCAAAGAGACGATTGTCTTCCCATGTCTGGGACAGTCACAGAAAAAACTACATCAATGCAGTTAAGCTACtcaatatagattttttttttttttttttttggggggggggggggggggggggggcaagtcAGCAGCTACAGTATGTGTACAAGAAATATTTGTTTCAGTGCTGCTCAGTTCTGCTGGTGCTCTGTACCTCGCCAGGGGAGAAAGCAATTGAACTGTCATTCTGGATGGATGGCGTCCACTGGGCAGAGATGCTCACTTTCACGTTGCTAAATGTCTTCCGTGAGGCATGCAGCAGCACATAGCTGGAGGAACAGATAAGTGTGTTACtcaaaaactaaaatcaaaagGTATTTCACAgacatgttttttaaaaacattcctTTGGAAGCAGCCTAAAATGTCACAGTTAATTTAGTGCATAATGTTAGTTTCATATACTGGAATAATGTAGTGCTAATGGTTTGAAATGTCACATAATCACGGCACATTTACTTTTGGAGATAATTAAATTGTAAAGCAGCAGTAGTTcaaatcatctgaaaaatccACAGGAAACACTGTTAGTCAGCCCTTGTTATCTAAGACAAaggaaatggaacaaaaaaatccaatacCAACCCAACTAGTTCATTTTGTGCTGCTATTTGCTGCAGAATGCATCATCTGTAATGATTATGGTCACATGGCCACACGTGTGTGACATGACAACTACAAATTATTGATGAACTATGTGACTGAATAAAGACGTATGGCCTACTTGCCCTTCCTTCCTGAAAATTATATTAAGTCCTCTACAAGGTTTGCTAAACGTAAATAAAAAGTTTAGCAGTGAAACACGTCtgactttttagtttttttctctctcgaAAACCTTTCCAGGATGTGTACTGTAGCCTGACAGCTGGAAATCAACAAACATAGTTGATCCTATTTCAACAATGTCTGACCTGGGTTAACCTTGCCCCAGAGACCTTTCAACTAAAGCAACAGCTCACATCAATTTCTACACAAGCTACATTGatatttccttttcactttGCATCCTCTTATGTAACTCTgcaatttagtttttacttgACAGGTTATGAACAGCGAATTCTGATATTTTTGTTCCTCAAAAGTTCAATAAAGTGAAGAcctttaaaaaaggaaaagagatggTACAGCTGGCTATTCCA
This window encodes:
- the slc37a3 gene encoding sugar phosphate exchanger 3, with amino-acid sequence MPPSCCGYLSQYTHHHLVTFLLTFFSYVLLHASRKTFSNVKVSISAQWTPSIQNDSSIAFSPGETWEDNRLFEDEKQATLFLGALDSIFLFSYAVGLYLSGVIGDRVNLRYVLCFGLCGSAAVEFMFGTLTEWLHIYNIYLYCGLWVLNGLLQSAVWPCVVAVMGNWFGKTGRGFVFGLWSACASVGNILGAFLASSVLKYGYEYAFLVTSVVQFAGGVVVFFGLLTSPKEVGLSLESETGLSPVETDTDSHRPLMSDEEDEVEAYSRRCPSLQQPDEPLEESVQAISFFQAFCLPGVLPYSLAYACLKLVNYSFFFWLPFYLSNNYGWKEAEADRLSVWYDVGGIIGGTVQGLISDYMGKRAPVLASSLALAMAALVGYSRSPNDQLINAVLLAVTGFFIGGPSNMISSAISADLGRQEALRGSQEALATVTGIVDGTGSIGAAGGQYLVSLIESKLGWMCVFYFFIVMTGGSIVFITPLLLKELRAMWRDRLALRRQL